Proteins encoded together in one Phyllostomus discolor isolate MPI-MPIP mPhyDis1 chromosome 6, mPhyDis1.pri.v3, whole genome shotgun sequence window:
- the LOC114499019 gene encoding olfactory receptor 4C16-like, producing the protein MQLNNNVTEFILLGLTQDPVRKKIVFVTFLLFYLGTLLGNFLILTTIKTSQALGSPMYFFLFHLSLSETCFSTSIAPRMIVDTLLKNATISFSECLIQAFSFHFFGCLEIFILVLMAVDRYVAICKPLNYMTIMSRQVCGVLVAMAWVGSCVHSLAQIFLVLSLPFCGPNVIDHYLCDLQPLLQLACTDTYMINLLLVSNSGAICTVSFVMLMFSYIFILHSLRNHSAEGRRKALSTCISHIIVVVLLFGPCIFIYTRPATTFSVDKLVTIFYTLGTPLLNPLIYTLRNAEVKSAMRKFWSKALVSDDRL; encoded by the coding sequence ATGCAGCTGAATAACAACGTGACTGAATTCATTCTGCTTGGGTTGACCCAGGATCCTGTTAGGAAGAAAATAGTGTTTGTCACTTTCTTGCTTTTCTATTTGGGGACATTGCTGGGTAACTTTCTGATTCTGACTACTATAAAGACCAGCCAGGCACTTGGGAGTCcaatgtatttcttccttttccacttGTCTTTATCAGAGACCTGCTTCTCTACTTCCATAGCCCCAAGAATGATAGTGGACACCCTTTTGAAGAATGCCACAATCTCTTTCAGTGAGTGCCTAATCCAAGCcttttcattccatttctttgGCTGTCTGGAGATCTTCATCCTGGTACTCATGGCTGTTGACCGCTACGTGGCCATCTGTAAGCCCCTGAACTACATGACCATCATGAGTCGACAGGTCTGTGGTGTGTTGGTGGCTATGGCCTGGGTGGGGTCCTGTGTGCATTCTTTAGCTCAGATTTTTCTGGTCTTGAGTTTACCTTTCTGTGGTCCCAATGTGATCGATCACTATTTATGTGACTTGCAGCCCTTGTTGCAGCTTGCTTGTACAGACACCTACATGATCAATCTGCTCCTGGTGTCCAATAGTGGGGCCATTTGTACAGTGAGTTTTGTCATGCTGATGTTCTCCTACATTTTCATCTTGCATTCTCTGAGAAACCACAGTGCTGAAGGGAGGAGAAAAGCTCTCTCCACCTGCATCTCCCATATCATTGTGGTAGTCTTGTTATTTGGTCCTTGCATATTTATATACACCCGCCCTGCAACCACCTTCTCTGTGGATAAGTTGGTGACTATATTTTATACACTTGGAACACCTTTGCTTAACCCTTTGATTTATACACTGCGAAACGCAGAAGTGAAAAGTGCCATGAGGAAGTTCTGGAGCAAGGCACTGGTCTCTGATGACAGACTATGA
- the LOC114500497 gene encoding olfactory receptor 4S2 yields the protein MEKINNVTEFVFWGLSQNPEVEEICFVLFSVFYTVILLGNLLIMLTVYMGNLFKSPMYFFLNYLSFVDICYSSVTAPKMIVDLLAKNKTISYEGCMIQLFEVHFFGCTEIFILTVMAYDRYVAICKPLYYVAIMDQDSCNKMLLGTWLGGFLHSIIQVALVVQLPFCGPNEIDHYFCDVHPLLSLACTDTYVVGVVVTANSGTIALGSFVILLISYTVILVSLRKQSAEGRRKALSTCGSHIAVVIIFFGPCTFMYMRPDTTFSEDKMVAVFYTIITPMLNPLIYTMRNAEVKNVMKKLWGRKGSWEANHK from the coding sequence atggaaaaaataaacaatgtaactgAATTTGTTTTCTGGGGTCTTTCTCAAAACCCAGAGGTCGAAGAAATTTGTTTCGTGCTGTTTTCTGTCTTCTACACAGTCATTCTCCTGGGAAACCTCCTCATCATGCTGACAGTTTACATGGGCAACCTTTTCAAGTCTCCTATGTACTTCTTTCTCAACTACCTGTCTTTTGTGGACATTTGCTACTCTTCAGTCACAGCTCCTAAGATGATAGTTGACCTGTTAGCCAAGAACAAAACCATCTCCTATGAAGGGTGCATGATACAACTCTTCGAGGTACATTTCTTTGGTTGCACAGAGATCTTCATCCTCACTGTAATGGCCTATGATCGTTATGTGGCTATCTGTAAACCTCTGTATTATGTGGCCATCATGGACCAGGACAGCTGCAATAAAAtgttactggggacctggttagGTGGGTTCCTCCACTCCATCATCCAGGTGGCTCTGGTAGTCCAACTGCCCTTTTGTGGGCCCAATGAGATTGATCACTACTTTTGTGATGTCCACCCCCTGCTGAGCCTTGCCTGTACAGATACGTACGTTGTTGGTGTTGTTGTGACAGCCAACAGTGGGACCATTGCTCTCGGAAGCTTTGTTATTTTGCTAATCTCCTACACTGTCATCCTGGTGTCCCTGAGAAAGCAGTCAGCAGAGGGCAGGCGCAAAGCCCTCTCCACCTGTGGCTCTCACATCGCTGTGGTCATCATCTTTTTTGGTCCCTGTACTTTCATGTATATGCGCCCTGATACTACCTTTTCTGAAGATAAGATGGTGGCTGTATTTTACACCATTATCACCCCCATGTTAAATCCACTGATTTATACAATGAGAAATGCTGAAGTAAAGAATGTAATGAAGAAACTATGGGGCAGGAAGGGTTCCTGGGAAGCTAACCATAAATAG